In Paenibacillus sp. FSL R7-0345, a single window of DNA contains:
- a CDS encoding TetR/AcrR family transcriptional regulator, producing MAKIDRRVQKSQDAIKKAFIELMAEKSFDQITIQDISDRANVGRRTIYDHYLDKVDVLDKLIEEHINELRKLCKAAADLSYVEGNLLWYQYFETHYPFFSTLLASKGASAFREQFLKFVIEELEGDVDVEAGINRGMNREMILRFFGAAIVETIIGWITNGLAEPAEVLAEQMGILLDRNLM from the coding sequence ATGGCTAAAATAGACAGAAGAGTGCAGAAGTCCCAGGATGCGATAAAGAAAGCTTTTATAGAACTGATGGCTGAAAAGAGTTTTGATCAGATCACGATCCAGGATATATCCGACAGGGCGAATGTAGGGCGGAGAACGATTTATGATCATTATCTGGATAAGGTTGATGTGCTGGACAAGCTGATTGAAGAGCATATTAACGAGCTGCGAAAATTGTGCAAAGCTGCGGCTGACTTAAGCTATGTGGAGGGAAATCTGCTGTGGTACCAATATTTTGAAACCCATTATCCGTTCTTTTCGACCCTGCTGGCCAGCAAAGGCGCTTCCGCCTTCCGCGAGCAGTTCCTGAAATTTGTAATAGAGGAGCTGGAGGGTGACGTGGATGTAGAGGCGGGGATTAACCGGGGAATGAACAGGGAGATGATCCTCCGGTTCTTTGGTGCGGCCATAGTAGAGACAATCATCGGGTGGATTACTAATGGTTTAGCAGAACCGGCTGAGGTTTTGGCGGAGCAGATGGGGATTTTGCTTGACAGGAATTTGATGTGA